In the Deinococcus aerius genome, GGGTTCGAGGGGGTGGGCATGGCGGGCAAACCCAACCCCCGGGCCTTTCACCGGGCGCTGGGGGTGCTGGGCCTCCCGGCGCGGCAGGTCGGCATGGTGGGCGACCAGGTGTTCACCGACGTGCTGGGGGGCAACCTGGCGGGGATGCACACGATCCTGGTGCGGCCCCTGGCGGTCAATGCCCTGCCACACACCCGGGTCGCCCGCAAACTCGAACGCGCGGTCCTCAAACGGTATGGACACGACTGGAAGGCCTGAGGTGAGGGGCAAGCGATGAAGGGCATGAACAGGGAGACGGGGCATATGGCAGACAAGCGGAGAACAGCGAAACGGGGGGGCGGCCTTGGCACTCTCTCTCGGTGACCGGCGCCTGGGGGCAATTCTGCTCGAACAGGGGTATGTGAACGACACGGACCTGCAAAAGGCCCTGGTGCGGCACTCGGAGGTCGGCGGCAGGCTGGCCGACATCCTGATCGACTCCGGGCAGGTGGGCGAGAAGCGCATCGCCCGCGCCATCGAGGAGGCGCTGGGGATTCCGCTCGTAAACCTGCTCGTGGTCACGCCCGAGCCGCAGGCGGTCGCGGCGATCCGCCCCCAGACGGCGCAGGCCGTGCAGGCCTTCCCCTTCGCGCTGGAGGGGCAGACCCTGCGGGTGGCGCTCGTGGACCCCCTCAGCAGCCTGGCGCTGGAGGCGCTGGAGGACGACAGCGGGCTGATGATCGAGCCCTGCCAGGCGCTGCGCGAGCAGGTGTTGTGGTCCATCGCCACCTACTACCCGGAACTCGGCCTGACCGCCGCGCCGCCCGCCGAGGGGTCCGGGAGCCCGCAGGACGGCGGGCGGCTGGGGCGGCTGCTGATCGCCCGGGGGCTGATCTCGGACGCGCAGCTTCAGGTCGCGCTCGACGCGCAGCAGCAGACCGGGGAACTCCTGGGCAACACCCTCGTCGCCCAGCGGGTGATTACCGAGGACGGGCTCTACGAGGCGCTGGCCGAGCAGGCGGGCGTGCGCTACCTGCCCAGCCCGCGCGACTTTCGCCCCAGCGAGGACGTGCTGGGCAGCCTGCTGCGCGCCGACGCGCTGAGGCTCTCCGCCGTGCCCGTGGACGAGAGCGCGCAGGGCGTCACCGTGGTCACCTCCGACCCCCGCCGCCACGAGGAGATCGAGGCGCTCATCGGGCGGCCCGTGAACCTGATCCTGACCAAGCCCGCCGAGGTCGAGGCGCTCGTCGAGCGGCATTACCCGCAGCGTGGCCGCCTGGGCGAGCAGATGGTGCAGCAGGGCAGCCTCTCGCGCGCCCAACTGCGCGAGGCCCTTCAGGTGCAGGCGCGCGGGGGCAAGGTCAAGCCGCTCGGCGAGGTGATCCTGGAACTCGGCTTCGCGGGCGCCGAGGAGATCGACGCGGCCCTCCAGAAGCAGAATGCGGGCGGGGGCCGCCTGGAGGACACGCTCGTGCAGTCGGGCAAGATCAGCCCGGAGATGCTGGCGCGCTCGCTCGCCGCGCAGCTCGGCTACGAGTACCTCGACCCGGCGCAGAACCCGCCCGATCCCCAGGTCGCGCTGATGATCCCCGAGGCCACGGCGCGGCGCTACGCGGTCGTGCCCATGCGGCTCCAGGGGGCGTCGCTGGTCGTCGCCATGAAGGACCCGCGCAACGTGTTCGCGCTCGACGACCTCAAGCTCATCACCGGGCGCGACATCCTGCCCGCCGTGATGGCGGAGAAGGACATCGTCCGCCTGATCGAGCGCTACTTCGGCAACCGCGACATGGCCGACCTGAACCAGAAGCTGGTGAAGGAGAGCAACGAGCGCAACGCCAAGAAGCAGGACGACCTGGACCTCTCGGCGGGCTTGGACGACAACGCCGTCGTGCGGGTGGTGGACAACCTGATCCGCGAGGCCGCGCTCCAGGAGGCGTCCGACATTCACATCGAGCCCACCGCCACCTCCGTGCGGGTGCGCTACCGGGTGGACGGGCAACTGCGCGAGCAGCCCGAGCTGCCCCGGGGCAGCGCCCAGAGCATCCTCGCGCGCATCAAGATCATGGGGAACCTCGACATCGCCGAGCGGCGGCTGCCCCAGGACGGGCGCGTGCGCTTCAAGAAGGGCTCCATCGACATCGACCTGCGCCTCTCGACCCTGCCCACCGTGTACGGCGAGAAGGCCGTGATGCGCCTGCTGCAGAAGGCCGAGAACATCCCGGAAGTCGAGCAGCTCGGCTTTTCCGAGTACAACTTCCGGCGCTACCTCGACGTGATCGAAAAGCCCAACGGCATCTTCCTGGTCACCGGCCCGACGGGCTCGGGCAAGTCCTTCACCTCCTTTTCGACCCTCAAGCGCATCGCCCGGCCCGAGAAGAACACGACGACCATCGAGGACCCC is a window encoding:
- a CDS encoding type II/IV secretion system protein; this translates as MALSLGDRRLGAILLEQGYVNDTDLQKALVRHSEVGGRLADILIDSGQVGEKRIARAIEEALGIPLVNLLVVTPEPQAVAAIRPQTAQAVQAFPFALEGQTLRVALVDPLSSLALEALEDDSGLMIEPCQALREQVLWSIATYYPELGLTAAPPAEGSGSPQDGGRLGRLLIARGLISDAQLQVALDAQQQTGELLGNTLVAQRVITEDGLYEALAEQAGVRYLPSPRDFRPSEDVLGSLLRADALRLSAVPVDESAQGVTVVTSDPRRHEEIEALIGRPVNLILTKPAEVEALVERHYPQRGRLGEQMVQQGSLSRAQLREALQVQARGGKVKPLGEVILELGFAGAEEIDAALQKQNAGGGRLEDTLVQSGKISPEMLARSLAAQLGYEYLDPAQNPPDPQVALMIPEATARRYAVVPMRLQGASLVVAMKDPRNVFALDDLKLITGRDILPAVMAEKDIVRLIERYFGNRDMADLNQKLVKESNERNAKKQDDLDLSAGLDDNAVVRVVDNLIREAALQEASDIHIEPTATSVRVRYRVDGQLREQPELPRGSAQSILARIKIMGNLDIAERRLPQDGRVRFKKGSIDIDLRLSTLPTVYGEKAVMRLLQKAENIPEVEQLGFSEYNFRRYLDVIEKPNGIFLVTGPTGSGKSFTSFSTLKRIARPEKNTTTIEDPIEYEIPGIVQSQVNSAAGMTFARALRAFLRQDPDIIFVGEVRDAETAKIATEAALTGHLVLATLHTNDAPGAITRLEEMGVEHFNIAASVVGVLAQRLVRRVCGECKQPTNADPDVLRRLGLTEEEVRGSQLVRGAGCPRCGGTGYKGRMGIHELMVIDDPLRRAIGAGKTAAEIKDVAQADSGMRTLRQDGIEKALQGLTTLEAVLAVTSN
- a CDS encoding YqeG family HAD IIIA-type phosphatase translates to MSLLRPDDVIGHVHDITPEFLAARGLRGLLLDLDNTLIPYGSYEERADVMRWAAELRRAGIRLYLLSNARGRRARFWVDKLGFEGVGMAGKPNPRAFHRALGVLGLPARQVGMVGDQVFTDVLGGNLAGMHTILVRPLAVNALPHTRVARKLERAVLKRYGHDWKA